The Bacteroidetes Order II. bacterium genome includes the window TGATGGGGGGGATTTTGTCTAATAATGCCAGTGGGATGTGTTGCGGTGTTGCACAAAATGCCTATCATACGCTCGAAAGCATGACGCTTATTTTGCCCAATGGCCAGTCTTTTGATACGAATGTCCCTACCTCTTATACCCGATTTGAGCGAGAATCAAAAGACGTATTTGACGGCATCCGAAAAATCAGGCGGCAGATTATAGAAGACCCCAGTATGGTAGAACGGATCCGGCATAAGTACCGCACCAAAAACACGGTGGGCTATGGCCTGAATGCGTTTCTCGATTACGAACACCCCTTAGACATTATTGCACGCCTCATGATTGGGGGCGAAGGGACTTTGGGTTTTATTGCCGAAGCGGTTTTGGTAACGGTACCCGATTATGCACATAAGGCAACCGGAATCTTGTTTTTCCCCGATTGTGCAAGTGCTGGTCAGGCCATTCCGATTCTACGGGAAACGGGTGCGGCAGCACTGGAATTAATGGACGGTATGGCCCTAAAGAGCATTGCCGAATTGCCCGAGGCGCCAGAAATCCTGAAAACCCTGCCCGATGAAGCCGTTGGCTTGCTCTGTGAATACCATGCGCCCGATGTTTGGAGTTTAGACCGTGCAATGGAAATTGCAGACGCTTCGTTCTTGCGGCTTCGCATTTTAAATAAACCCAAATTCTCCCGAAATCCTGTCAATCAAGCCAAACTCTGGAAACTTCGCAAGGGCCTCTACCCCTCTGCGGCTGCCCTGCGTGGACGAGGTGAGGCAGTGCTATTGGAAGATGTAACCTTCCCGGTCGAAAAATTGGGGGAAGCTATTCCAGACCTGCAAGCCTTATTGTATCGGCATGGGTATGCGAATCCCATCATTTTTGGTCATGCCAAAGATGGGAACCTGCATTTTGTGGTCTCGCAGCCTTTGGAAGAAGCTGATATCGGACGTTATGCCCTTTTTATGGAAGAACTTTCGGACTTGGTTTTGCTCAAGTATGGTGGTTCTCTGAAGGCAGAACATGGCACAGGGCGCAATATCGCCCCGTTTGTCGAAGCCGAGTGGGGCGGAAAGGCGTATAGCATCATGAAACAGGTGAAGCGGCTCTTAGACCCCGACAACCTGTTGAATCCGGGTGTGATTCTGAACAACGACAAAGCCGCCCATATCCGGAACCTGAAATCGCTGCCCGTTGTAGAGACCGAAGTGGATAAATGTGTGGAATGTGGATTTTGCGAAAACCGATGTCCTAGCCGAGACTTTACCCTCTCGCCTCGTCAGCGCATTGGCATCCGACGTGCCATAAAGCGACTGGAAGCAGTGGGTAAGCAAGAAGAAGTCCGGCAATTGCGGCAAGAATACCAATTTGATGGATTAGAAACCTGTGCGGTGGATGGCCTGTGTGCCTTAGACTGCCCCGTTGGAATCAATACGGGCGAATTGGTGAAGCGTTTACGGCGTGAAGGGCACTCCCGCTTTGCCCAAAAAATGGCCCTTCAGGTGGCACAGTCCTTCCGAAATACCGTCAAGCTCACCCGTCTGGGTTTACAAATGGGCGGACAAGTAAACCGCGTTTTGGGCCGCCGTACTATGGAACGCCTAACAGGAGTCGCAAAAAAATTCAGTCATACGCTCCCGCAATGGTCCGAACAGTTGCAAACGCCGCCAGAACTCATTGCCAACACCCCCGTCAAGGCCGATGCCGTCTATTTTGCCACTTGTATTACCCGTACATTGGGCGAAGGAGAAGGCGGAAAAGCTTCCTTGCTGCGTGTTTTTATCGAGGTCGCAGAACGAGCGGGGGTCTCGCTCTTTTTACCCACCAGTATTGGCGGTTATTGTTGTAGCCAGATTTTCTCGTCCAAAGGCTATACCCAAGCACACGAATATATGGCCAACTATGTGGTCGAGGCCCTGTATCAATGGACGGAAGGGGGAAAACTACCCGTAGTGCTGGATGTCTCTTCCTGTACCCAGTCTATGCGCCAGATACGTCCGGTCCTTTCGCCCCGCAATCAGCGATATTTTGACTCACTCCAGATTTATGACAGCGTAGAGTTTATCGCGGAATATCTTTTACCCCGCCTTGTTATCCGCCATAAAAAACACCGCGTGGCCCTACATCCTGTCTGTTCATTGCATAAAATGGGAACGGTTAAGGTATTGGAAGAAGTAGCTCAGGCCTGTGCTTTGCATACGTTTATCCCAGAACATGCCGGATGTTGTGGCATGGCCGGCGATCGTGGGTTTGTGGTCCCCGGGCTTACCCAAGCAGCCACAGCACGCGAAGTGGCCGAACTCCATGCAGATTCTTGCGACGGATATTATGCCACCTCCCGACCTTGCGAATTAAGTCTGGGGGAAACCTCTGGGCTTCCTTTCGAGTCCATTCTCTACCTGCTCGAAGAAGTGACCCGTCCTTAACTGGACGATGCGAGGACTTATGAGACAATTGCAATGGATGGTGCTTAAACGCTTCCCGGGGCCATTTATGGCTGCTCTGGGGTTGTTCATGTTCCTTATTCTCATGCAATTCCTCATGCAAAACCTGCCCAAAATTGTGGGGAAAGGGTTAGACCCTATCGTCATGCTTGAGTTGATCGCATATAGTTTGGCCTATATGTTTACGCTGGCTGTACCCATGTCTATGCTGGTGGCCACTCTCATTACATTTTCAAAACTCGTTGAAACCCGCGCCTGGATGGTTATCCGGAATGCAGGGGTTTCCCTCCTGCAAATTTTATGGCCGCTACTGGTTGTTGCTGGCTTTATAACCGCTGGTATGTGGCATTTTGCCGGCGAAATCTTACCAGAAGCAGGATTCCGGAGCAGTGGCCTATGGCTGGATATTGCCCGAAAAAAACCAGATTTTTTATTGGAAGAAGGCAAATTTTATAATGGACTGCAGGGCTACACCCTCCTCGTCCGGCAAAAAGCCATCTGGAGTGGCGAACTACGAGGCGTTTTTCTTTTTGACTACACCAAAGGCAACCGCCGACAGGCCACCTTAATCGCCGAAAAAGGATACCTGACCAGTATTGGCCAAGACTTGCTTAAACTCACGTTGGTAAATGGTGAACTCCACCGAAATATTCAGGACATCCCTATACGGTACGAGCGGGTACGGTTCCGTAAATATGAAACCACTTTCGATACTTCGGACTTGATGTTCCGCAGGGAAAATAAAGAAGGCATTCGCGGAGACCGCACCATTGCCGTTTCACGCATTAATACCATTGTGGACTCTATGCGGGCGGA containing:
- a CDS encoding LptF/LptG family permease; protein product: MRQLQWMVLKRFPGPFMAALGLFMFLILMQFLMQNLPKIVGKGLDPIVMLELIAYSLAYMFTLAVPMSMLVATLITFSKLVETRAWMVIRNAGVSLLQILWPLLVVAGFITAGMWHFAGEILPEAGFRSSGLWLDIARKKPDFLLEEGKFYNGLQGYTLLVRQKAIWSGELRGVFLFDYTKGNRRQATLIAEKGYLTSIGQDLLKLTLVNGELHRNIQDIPIRYERVRFRKYETTFDTSDLMFRRENKEGIRGDRTIAVSRINTIVDSMRAELQRKEGLFFKDLQRGADLTRKVDALATFELQTLLDSVKVADLPTTRRILRGLSPKNKQQVYQKAIQSAQQRVSMISVEQSNFKFQQQRIDEYIVEVYKKRTMAIACFVFVLLGAPLGLLIRRGGLGVVAALAGILFMLFWFGMVNGEKLADRGFVPPIMMWASTAIMGSLALFLLLRHQFGHLGIPIRRYLQRIPFPRLPRREKNNTPPS
- a CDS encoding FAD-binding oxidoreductase; amino-acid sequence: MEAARLIEAIEQILPKEKIRSRLIDRYAFASDASFYYMIPQVVVMPDTVGEIRSLFGLSQRLGIPMTFRAAGTSLSGQALTDGILVDLSRNWRKLWVEDEGWRIRVQPGVIGGHANNALRRYGRKIGPDPASINAAMMGGILSNNASGMCCGVAQNAYHTLESMTLILPNGQSFDTNVPTSYTRFERESKDVFDGIRKIRRQIIEDPSMVERIRHKYRTKNTVGYGLNAFLDYEHPLDIIARLMIGGEGTLGFIAEAVLVTVPDYAHKATGILFFPDCASAGQAIPILRETGAAALELMDGMALKSIAELPEAPEILKTLPDEAVGLLCEYHAPDVWSLDRAMEIADASFLRLRILNKPKFSRNPVNQAKLWKLRKGLYPSAAALRGRGEAVLLEDVTFPVEKLGEAIPDLQALLYRHGYANPIIFGHAKDGNLHFVVSQPLEEADIGRYALFMEELSDLVLLKYGGSLKAEHGTGRNIAPFVEAEWGGKAYSIMKQVKRLLDPDNLLNPGVILNNDKAAHIRNLKSLPVVETEVDKCVECGFCENRCPSRDFTLSPRQRIGIRRAIKRLEAVGKQEEVRQLRQEYQFDGLETCAVDGLCALDCPVGINTGELVKRLRREGHSRFAQKMALQVAQSFRNTVKLTRLGLQMGGQVNRVLGRRTMERLTGVAKKFSHTLPQWSEQLQTPPELIANTPVKADAVYFATCITRTLGEGEGGKASLLRVFIEVAERAGVSLFLPTSIGGYCCSQIFSSKGYTQAHEYMANYVVEALYQWTEGGKLPVVLDVSSCTQSMRQIRPVLSPRNQRYFDSLQIYDSVEFIAEYLLPRLVIRHKKHRVALHPVCSLHKMGTVKVLEEVAQACALHTFIPEHAGCCGMAGDRGFVVPGLTQAATAREVAELHADSCDGYYATSRPCELSLGETSGLPFESILYLLEEVTRP